A region of Mesorhizobium sp. AR02 DNA encodes the following proteins:
- a CDS encoding alpha-ketoacid dehydrogenase subunit alpha/beta: protein MVQQTSIQPSAPWLRLDVDDSDWNAAEVSSLVRWYHQMLLIRRFEEKVLDLANAGLVHGPAHASIGQEATAVGAMSMLGTGDRINGTHRAHHQVLAKLVNAQTPGGFDPLHDAFNPDMQGSVRGLMAEIMGLNAGYCGGRGGSMHMRDDASGIPGTSAIIGGNLPHAAGYALADKLLATGNISVAFFGDGTMMAGPAYEAMNIAALYRLPVIFFAENNFYAVSTHVSEQTRETRLASRGPMLGFRGIECDGMDVVAVHHAMREARRVIEDEGGPVLIEALCYRFLHQSGARPGSEFGYRTRAEEDAWKARDPLTTMAARLKTMGILGAADLATLEQRVMDVVNTAADSLTEMSGNALRIPDHLWPDAGEVDNQIRGDLSELMDERFLEIEDVPPAETRPVKFMVAASEVIARAMERDPRIIIMGEDVHRLRGGVSGATKGALERWPERVLAMPIAENGFVGVALGAALCGLRPIVEIMFGDFCLVAADQLFNAVSKVRHMFGGGFPVPIVVRVRVSPHTGYGSQHSGDPSGLFALYPGWRIVAPTTPFDYVGLMNSALKCDDPVVVIEHVELFPNEGPVPTDDRDYYVRLGKAKIVRPGSACTLLTSASMVSVATQVVEETGVDAEIIDLRSLDPTGLDWPLVETSIRKTNRVAVVEQVQRGLSLGGRLTQEIQDRVFDYLDHEILHVTGSLSAPVVSAPLNRAALGGADKLKAALRSLTSVGG, encoded by the coding sequence ATGGTCCAACAGACATCGATCCAGCCATCGGCGCCCTGGTTGCGGCTCGACGTCGACGATTCGGACTGGAACGCCGCCGAGGTGTCGAGCCTGGTGCGCTGGTATCACCAGATGCTGCTGATCCGCCGGTTCGAGGAAAAGGTGCTCGACCTCGCCAATGCCGGGCTGGTGCACGGGCCCGCACACGCAAGCATCGGCCAGGAGGCGACGGCGGTCGGCGCCATGTCGATGCTCGGCACCGGCGACCGCATCAACGGCACCCACCGCGCCCACCACCAGGTGCTGGCGAAGCTCGTCAACGCGCAGACCCCTGGAGGATTCGATCCGCTGCACGACGCTTTCAATCCGGACATGCAGGGGTCGGTGCGCGGCCTGATGGCCGAGATCATGGGTCTCAACGCGGGCTATTGCGGCGGGCGTGGCGGCTCGATGCATATGCGTGACGACGCCTCCGGCATTCCGGGCACCAGCGCCATCATCGGCGGCAACCTGCCGCATGCGGCTGGCTATGCGCTGGCCGACAAGCTGCTTGCCACCGGCAATATCTCGGTCGCCTTCTTCGGTGACGGCACGATGATGGCCGGACCGGCCTATGAAGCGATGAACATCGCTGCCCTCTACCGGCTGCCGGTGATCTTCTTCGCCGAAAATAATTTTTATGCCGTCTCTACCCATGTCAGCGAACAGACGCGCGAGACGCGGCTCGCCTCGCGCGGCCCGATGCTGGGGTTTCGCGGCATAGAATGCGACGGCATGGATGTGGTGGCGGTGCATCACGCCATGCGCGAGGCGCGCCGGGTGATTGAGGACGAGGGCGGCCCGGTGCTGATTGAAGCGCTCTGCTACCGCTTTCTGCACCAGAGCGGTGCGCGCCCAGGCAGCGAATTCGGCTACCGCACGCGGGCCGAGGAGGATGCCTGGAAGGCACGCGATCCGCTCACCACAATGGCGGCACGGCTGAAGACCATGGGCATTCTCGGTGCCGCCGACCTCGCCACGCTCGAGCAGCGGGTCATGGACGTGGTCAACACCGCCGCGGACTCGCTGACCGAAATGAGCGGCAATGCGCTGCGCATTCCCGACCATCTGTGGCCAGACGCCGGCGAAGTCGACAACCAGATCCGCGGCGACCTGTCGGAACTCATGGACGAGCGTTTCCTTGAGATCGAGGACGTGCCGCCGGCCGAGACCAGGCCTGTCAAGTTCATGGTTGCCGCATCCGAGGTGATCGCACGCGCCATGGAGCGGGACCCGCGCATTATCATCATGGGCGAAGACGTGCACCGGCTGCGCGGCGGCGTCTCCGGCGCCACCAAGGGCGCACTGGAGCGCTGGCCAGAACGCGTGCTGGCGATGCCGATCGCCGAGAACGGCTTTGTCGGCGTGGCGCTGGGCGCGGCACTGTGCGGCCTTCGGCCGATCGTCGAAATCATGTTCGGCGATTTCTGCCTGGTCGCCGCCGACCAGCTTTTCAATGCGGTGAGCAAGGTGCGCCACATGTTCGGCGGCGGCTTTCCGGTGCCGATCGTGGTGCGGGTTCGTGTCTCGCCGCACACCGGCTACGGCTCGCAGCATTCGGGCGATCCGTCAGGCCTGTTCGCGCTCTATCCCGGCTGGCGTATCGTCGCGCCGACGACGCCCTTCGACTATGTCGGCCTGATGAATTCGGCCTTGAAATGCGACGACCCGGTGGTCGTCATCGAGCATGTCGAATTGTTCCCGAACGAAGGCCCTGTTCCGACCGATGACCGCGATTATTACGTGCGGTTGGGTAAGGCGAAGATCGTCAGGCCGGGCAGCGCCTGCACGCTGCTCACCAGCGCCAGCATGGTGTCCGTCGCCACACAAGTGGTCGAGGAGACCGGCGTCGATGCCGAGATCATCGACCTGCGCAGCCTCGACCCGACCGGGCTCGACTGGCCACTGGTGGAAACCTCGATCCGCAAGACCAACCGCGTCGCCGTCGTCGAGCAGGTACAGCGCGGGTTGTCGCTTGGCGGACGGCTGACACAGGAGATTCAGGACCGCGTGTTCGACTATCTCGACCACGAGATCCTGCATGTGACGGGCAGCCTCTCGGCTCCCGTCGTATCGGCCCCGCTCAACCGGGCCGCACTGGGCGGCGCTGACAAGCTCAAGGCCGCGCTTCGATCCCTCACCAGCGTGGGCGGATAA
- a CDS encoding ABC transporter substrate-binding protein translates to MLAAALMATSAFWAPATFAQDSKPLVIARNIDLNSLDPHRAFCDTCQIYNSSVYESLLTLDKDNKLIPLLASKWEGNADQTSFTFTLDPAAKFSDGSPVEAKDVKWSWERLKNLKGSASFLMDNVASIETPDAHTVVVKMVAPSSEFLNIAAAPYTAVVNSKVASEAGAKAGADASTTDNAEAWFLAHSAGSAPFVLKSYEPNSEVRLVRNDKYWRTAPALSEVVIRQTKDAVAQAQMLQSGTADIAMQIDPDTAKTMTGSDVKIETVPSYNFIYVALSPGAKANKVPLTPEVREAISLALDRPSILDFTIGSEGQLISAPIPLGFPGGSGFEAQPYDLAKAKESLAKAGHADGFEMEAAFPGMNVYGVDLSLLMQKVQQDLAKVNIKLDLQPIPFANWRERINGDGIPMTAVFYAPDYYGTSQYIEYFAMTKGSPWSRRAGAEREPSVLNPKESEIYKAALAASGDEAAKLWHQAGEEMIKDRIILPLVSPNLILAYKSDVKGVRYSACCNLPLAELSH, encoded by the coding sequence ATGCTGGCGGCCGCGCTTATGGCCACCAGTGCCTTCTGGGCGCCAGCGACGTTTGCACAGGACAGCAAGCCGCTGGTCATCGCGCGCAACATCGACCTCAACTCGCTCGATCCGCACCGCGCCTTCTGCGACACCTGCCAGATCTACAATTCCAGCGTCTATGAATCGCTCTTGACGCTGGACAAGGACAACAAGCTGATCCCGCTCTTGGCTTCCAAGTGGGAAGGCAATGCGGATCAGACTAGCTTCACCTTCACGCTCGACCCGGCCGCCAAATTCTCCGACGGCTCGCCGGTCGAGGCCAAGGACGTGAAATGGTCGTGGGAGCGGCTGAAGAACCTCAAGGGCAGTGCTTCGTTCCTGATGGACAATGTCGCCTCAATCGAGACCCCGGACGCGCATACGGTCGTGGTCAAGATGGTGGCGCCGAGTTCGGAATTCCTCAACATCGCGGCAGCGCCCTATACGGCCGTCGTCAACAGCAAGGTCGCTTCCGAAGCCGGCGCCAAGGCCGGTGCGGATGCCTCGACGACGGACAATGCCGAGGCCTGGTTCCTGGCGCATTCGGCCGGCAGCGCGCCGTTCGTGCTGAAATCCTATGAGCCGAATTCGGAAGTGCGCCTGGTGCGCAACGACAAGTACTGGCGCACCGCGCCGGCGCTGAGCGAAGTCGTCATCCGCCAGACCAAGGACGCGGTGGCGCAGGCACAGATGCTGCAGAGCGGCACCGCCGACATCGCCATGCAGATCGACCCGGATACCGCCAAGACGATGACGGGCAGCGACGTCAAGATCGAGACGGTGCCGTCCTACAACTTCATCTATGTCGCGCTGTCGCCCGGCGCCAAGGCCAACAAGGTGCCGCTGACGCCTGAGGTGCGCGAGGCGATCTCGCTTGCGCTTGACCGTCCGAGCATCCTCGACTTCACCATCGGCTCCGAGGGCCAGCTGATCAGCGCGCCGATCCCGCTCGGTTTCCCCGGCGGTTCGGGTTTCGAGGCACAGCCCTATGACCTCGCCAAGGCAAAGGAATCGCTTGCCAAGGCCGGCCATGCCGACGGCTTCGAGATGGAAGCGGCCTTTCCGGGCATGAACGTCTATGGCGTCGATCTCTCGCTGTTGATGCAGAAGGTCCAGCAGGATCTGGCCAAGGTCAACATCAAGCTCGACCTGCAGCCGATCCCCTTCGCCAACTGGCGCGAGCGCATCAATGGCGACGGCATCCCGATGACGGCGGTGTTCTACGCGCCGGACTATTACGGCACCTCGCAGTACATCGAGTATTTCGCCATGACCAAGGGCAGCCCGTGGTCGCGCCGCGCAGGCGCGGAACGCGAGCCGTCGGTGCTCAACCCGAAGGAGTCCGAGATCTACAAGGCGGCCCTTGCAGCGAGCGGTGACGAGGCCGCCAAGCTCTGGCACCAGGCTGGCGAGGAAATGATCAAGGACAGGATCATCCTGCCGCTGGTCAGCCCGAACCTGATCCTGGCCTACAAGTCCGACGTAAAAGGCGTGCGCTACAGCGCCTGCTGCAACCTGCCGCTGGCCGAACTCAGCCACTAG
- a CDS encoding aminotransferase class III-fold pyridoxal phosphate-dependent enzyme translates to MPALINSKDQLLRERAASVIPGSMWGHMATRYLGSAYPQFFERADGCRVWDVDGREYIDLMCSWGPNILGHHHQAVEEAAARQRSLGDAMNGPGEVLVELAELLVKTVAHADWAMLQKNGTDATTACVTIARAGTGRRKVLVARGSYHGAVPWCTPSLAGVTAEDRAHLIHFDYNDVASLEAAVEQAGNDLAAVVVTAFRHDIARDQELPIAAFARRARELATAADAALIVDDVRAGFRIDLAGSWEPLGVRPDLSAFSKAIANGYPLAAITGTDRFREAATKVYVTGSFWYGAVAMAAAIATIKTLRDTNAIASMNAAGERLRSGLDAAAKKHGLSLRQTGPVSMPMVLFDGDGEFKKADAFCSAALREGAYFHPRHNMFLSAAHTAKDVDLALQAADAGMAAAAQVA, encoded by the coding sequence ATGCCTGCCCTGATCAACTCCAAGGACCAATTGCTGCGCGAACGCGCGGCCTCGGTCATTCCGGGCAGCATGTGGGGCCATATGGCTACCCGCTATCTCGGCTCCGCCTATCCGCAGTTCTTCGAACGCGCCGATGGCTGCCGGGTCTGGGATGTCGACGGCCGCGAATACATCGACCTGATGTGCAGTTGGGGCCCGAATATCCTTGGCCATCACCATCAGGCGGTCGAGGAAGCGGCGGCGCGGCAGCGCAGCCTCGGTGATGCGATGAACGGTCCCGGTGAGGTGCTGGTCGAACTGGCCGAGCTGCTGGTCAAGACCGTCGCCCATGCCGACTGGGCGATGCTGCAGAAGAACGGCACCGACGCCACCACGGCCTGCGTGACCATCGCGCGCGCCGGCACTGGCCGGCGCAAGGTGCTGGTGGCGCGCGGCTCCTATCATGGCGCGGTGCCGTGGTGCACACCCTCGCTCGCCGGCGTCACCGCCGAGGACCGCGCCCATTTGATCCATTTCGACTACAATGACGTTGCCAGCCTGGAGGCAGCGGTCGAGCAGGCGGGCAATGATCTCGCCGCTGTCGTCGTCACCGCCTTCCGCCACGACATTGCCCGCGACCAGGAACTGCCGATCGCCGCCTTCGCCAGGCGCGCGCGGGAACTCGCCACTGCTGCTGACGCAGCACTGATCGTCGACGATGTGCGGGCCGGTTTCCGCATCGATCTCGCCGGCAGCTGGGAGCCGCTCGGCGTACGGCCCGACCTTTCCGCCTTCTCGAAAGCGATCGCCAATGGCTATCCCCTTGCCGCCATCACCGGCACCGACCGTTTTCGCGAAGCGGCGACCAAGGTCTATGTGACGGGATCATTCTGGTATGGCGCCGTTGCCATGGCCGCCGCGATCGCCACCATCAAGACGCTGCGCGACACCAATGCGATCGCCAGCATGAATGCGGCTGGCGAGAGATTGCGCTCGGGGCTCGATGCGGCGGCGAAGAAGCATGGCCTTTCGCTTCGCCAGACCGGACCGGTGTCGATGCCGATGGTGCTGTTCGACGGCGATGGCGAGTTCAAAAAGGCCGATGCCTTCTGCTCGGCCGCCTTGCGCGAGGGCGCCTATTTCCATCCCCGGCACAACATGTTCCTGAGCGCCGCGCACACCGCGAAGGACGTGGATTTGGCGCTGCAGGCCGCCGATGCCGGCATGGCCGCGGCGGCGCAGGTGGCGTGA